The following are from one region of the Rhipicephalus microplus isolate Deutch F79 chromosome 1, USDA_Rmic, whole genome shotgun sequence genome:
- the LOC142806804 gene encoding galactosylceramide sulfotransferase-like isoform X5, translated as MGDIRSTQICSAVPYLKVIKGRTCLMVQFLMAMAWLMIFFSATKFSIPDFSTIGRSWWVKQPSFNASLRSCSAPRHTVCFLKTHKCASSSVQNLLMRYGERHRLMFALPRWDVYLGNRALLNRTMAMGTPPFDMLVHHTRFQEAEARALLKSDPVFVTIVREPAALFESLYSYYDLESQLNVSLEDLRNATEKSSLAKQLRLILPGPKRITHGLNQMSYDLGFDLELAQNESAVRDFIERLDAVFDLVMVAERMNESLVLLRHLLCWELDDIITFKLNARQVDFRRLLSNELATELRALNQVDALLYEHFTLLFEQRVEAFGRKRMQEELALLEQRTSFWYERCVEEEIRADKKDKDIFTDKHI; from the exons GGTCGAACATGTCTCATGGTGCAGTTTCTAATGGCAATGGCCTGGCTGATGATCTTCTTCAGCGCAACCAAGTTCAGCATACCTGATTTCAGCACCATTGGAAG GTCCTGGTGGGTGAAGCAGCCATCATTCAATGCGAGCCTTCGCTCTTGCTCCGCACCGAGGCACACTGTGTGCTTCTTGAAGACGCACAAATGCGCAAGCTCATCGGTGCAGAATCTGCTTATGCGCTACGGTGAGCGGCATCGGCTGATGTTCGCGTTACCACGGTGGGACGTCTACTTAGGGAACAGGGCCCTTCTCAACAGGACAATGGCCATGGGCACTCCACCCTTCGACATGCTGGTGCACCACACTCGATTCCAGGAGGCCGAGGCGCGGGCCCTGCTGAAGTCGGACCCCGTCTTTGTGACCATCGTGCGAGAACCTGCAGCGCTTTTCGAGTCGTTGTACTCCTACTACGACCTCGAG AGCCAACTTAACGTCAGCCTGGAGGATCTGCGGAATGCCACAGAAAAATCGTCACTAGCGAAGCAGTTGCGACTGATTCTACCGGGCCCGAAGCGAATTACGCATGGCTTGAACCAGATGAGCTACGACCTGGGCTTCGACCTCGAACTGGCGCAGAACGAGAGCGCCGTGAGAGACTTCATAGAGCGGTTGGACGCCGTCTTCGACTTGGTTATGGTGGCAGAGCGCATGAACGAGTCCTTGGTTCTGCTGCGTCACCTGCTTTGTTGGGAGCTGGACGACATCATCACGTTCAAGCTTAATGCGCGACAG GTGGACTTTCGGCGCTTACTGAGCAACGAGCTGGCGACCGAGCTACGAGCCCTAAACCAGGTAGATGCCCTCCTCTACGAGCACTTCACTCTGCTCTTCGAGCAGCGGGTCGAGGCGTTCGGTCGGAAACGCATGCAGGAAGAACTGGCTCTCTTGGAGCAGCGCACAAGCTTCTGGTATGAGCGGTGCGTGGAAGAAGAGATCAGAGCTGACAAGAAAGACAAGGACATCTTCACAGACAAG CACATATAG
- the LOC142806804 gene encoding galactosylceramide sulfotransferase-like isoform X1, whose product MGDIRSTQICSAVPYLKVIKGRTCLMVQFLMAMAWLMIFFSATKFSIPDFSTIGRSWWVKQPSFNASLRSCSAPRHTVCFLKTHKCASSSVQNLLMRYGERHRLMFALPRWDVYLGNRALLNRTMAMGTPPFDMLVHHTRFQEAEARALLKSDPVFVTIVREPAALFESLYSYYDLESQLNVSLEDLRNATEKSSLAKQLRLILPGPKRITHGLNQMSYDLGFDLELAQNESAVRDFIERLDAVFDLVMVAERMNESLVLLRHLLCWELDDIITFKLNARQVDFRRLLSNELATELRALNQVDALLYEHFTLLFEQRVEAFGRKRMQEELALLEQRTSFWYERCVEEEIRADKKDKDIFTDKVLTLIVRNASSDLCARMTEPELRFTKRLRLRQRLK is encoded by the exons GGTCGAACATGTCTCATGGTGCAGTTTCTAATGGCAATGGCCTGGCTGATGATCTTCTTCAGCGCAACCAAGTTCAGCATACCTGATTTCAGCACCATTGGAAG GTCCTGGTGGGTGAAGCAGCCATCATTCAATGCGAGCCTTCGCTCTTGCTCCGCACCGAGGCACACTGTGTGCTTCTTGAAGACGCACAAATGCGCAAGCTCATCGGTGCAGAATCTGCTTATGCGCTACGGTGAGCGGCATCGGCTGATGTTCGCGTTACCACGGTGGGACGTCTACTTAGGGAACAGGGCCCTTCTCAACAGGACAATGGCCATGGGCACTCCACCCTTCGACATGCTGGTGCACCACACTCGATTCCAGGAGGCCGAGGCGCGGGCCCTGCTGAAGTCGGACCCCGTCTTTGTGACCATCGTGCGAGAACCTGCAGCGCTTTTCGAGTCGTTGTACTCCTACTACGACCTCGAG AGCCAACTTAACGTCAGCCTGGAGGATCTGCGGAATGCCACAGAAAAATCGTCACTAGCGAAGCAGTTGCGACTGATTCTACCGGGCCCGAAGCGAATTACGCATGGCTTGAACCAGATGAGCTACGACCTGGGCTTCGACCTCGAACTGGCGCAGAACGAGAGCGCCGTGAGAGACTTCATAGAGCGGTTGGACGCCGTCTTCGACTTGGTTATGGTGGCAGAGCGCATGAACGAGTCCTTGGTTCTGCTGCGTCACCTGCTTTGTTGGGAGCTGGACGACATCATCACGTTCAAGCTTAATGCGCGACAG GTGGACTTTCGGCGCTTACTGAGCAACGAGCTGGCGACCGAGCTACGAGCCCTAAACCAGGTAGATGCCCTCCTCTACGAGCACTTCACTCTGCTCTTCGAGCAGCGGGTCGAGGCGTTCGGTCGGAAACGCATGCAGGAAGAACTGGCTCTCTTGGAGCAGCGCACAAGCTTCTGGTATGAGCGGTGCGTGGAAGAAGAGATCAGAGCTGACAAGAAAGACAAGGACATCTTCACAGACAAG GTCCTGACTCTGATAGTGAGAAACGCAAGCTCGGACTTGTGCGCGCGCATGACCGAACCGGAATTGCGGTTCACGAAGCGGCTACGTCTTAGACAGCGGTTAAAATGA
- the LOC142806804 gene encoding galactosylceramide sulfotransferase-like isoform X3, translated as MGDIRSTQICSAVPYLKVIKGRTCLMVQFLMAMAWLMIFFSATKFSIPDFSTIGRSWWVKQPSFNASLRSCSAPRHTVCFLKTHKCASSSVQNLLMRYGERHRLMFALPRWDVYLGNRALLNRTMAMGTPPFDMLVHHTRFQEAEARALLKSDPVFVTIVREPAALFESLYSYYDLESQLNVSLEDLRNATEKSSLAKQLRLILPGPKRITHGLNQMSYDLGFDLELAQNESAVRDFIERLDAVFDLVMVAERMNESLVLLRHLLCWELDDIITFKLNARQVDFRRLLSNELATELRALNQVDALLYEHFTLLFEQRVEAFGRKRMQEELALLEQRTSFWYERCVEEEIRADKKDKDIFTDKVELQDCFEWRVCFAALVRTHACVTTTT; from the exons GGTCGAACATGTCTCATGGTGCAGTTTCTAATGGCAATGGCCTGGCTGATGATCTTCTTCAGCGCAACCAAGTTCAGCATACCTGATTTCAGCACCATTGGAAG GTCCTGGTGGGTGAAGCAGCCATCATTCAATGCGAGCCTTCGCTCTTGCTCCGCACCGAGGCACACTGTGTGCTTCTTGAAGACGCACAAATGCGCAAGCTCATCGGTGCAGAATCTGCTTATGCGCTACGGTGAGCGGCATCGGCTGATGTTCGCGTTACCACGGTGGGACGTCTACTTAGGGAACAGGGCCCTTCTCAACAGGACAATGGCCATGGGCACTCCACCCTTCGACATGCTGGTGCACCACACTCGATTCCAGGAGGCCGAGGCGCGGGCCCTGCTGAAGTCGGACCCCGTCTTTGTGACCATCGTGCGAGAACCTGCAGCGCTTTTCGAGTCGTTGTACTCCTACTACGACCTCGAG AGCCAACTTAACGTCAGCCTGGAGGATCTGCGGAATGCCACAGAAAAATCGTCACTAGCGAAGCAGTTGCGACTGATTCTACCGGGCCCGAAGCGAATTACGCATGGCTTGAACCAGATGAGCTACGACCTGGGCTTCGACCTCGAACTGGCGCAGAACGAGAGCGCCGTGAGAGACTTCATAGAGCGGTTGGACGCCGTCTTCGACTTGGTTATGGTGGCAGAGCGCATGAACGAGTCCTTGGTTCTGCTGCGTCACCTGCTTTGTTGGGAGCTGGACGACATCATCACGTTCAAGCTTAATGCGCGACAG GTGGACTTTCGGCGCTTACTGAGCAACGAGCTGGCGACCGAGCTACGAGCCCTAAACCAGGTAGATGCCCTCCTCTACGAGCACTTCACTCTGCTCTTCGAGCAGCGGGTCGAGGCGTTCGGTCGGAAACGCATGCAGGAAGAACTGGCTCTCTTGGAGCAGCGCACAAGCTTCTGGTATGAGCGGTGCGTGGAAGAAGAGATCAGAGCTGACAAGAAAGACAAGGACATCTTCACAGACAAG GTGGAATTGCAAGACTGTTTCGAGTGGCGAGTGTGTTTTGCTGCGCTGGTGCGCACCCATGCGTGCGTGACGACGACTACATAG
- the LOC142806804 gene encoding galactosylceramide sulfotransferase-like isoform X4 gives MRGRTCLMVQFLMAMAWLMIFFSATKFSIPDFSTIGRSWWVKQPSFNASLRSCSAPRHTVCFLKTHKCASSSVQNLLMRYGERHRLMFALPRWDVYLGNRALLNRTMAMGTPPFDMLVHHTRFQEAEARALLKSDPVFVTIVREPAALFESLYSYYDLESQLNVSLEDLRNATEKSSLAKQLRLILPGPKRITHGLNQMSYDLGFDLELAQNESAVRDFIERLDAVFDLVMVAERMNESLVLLRHLLCWELDDIITFKLNARQVDFRRLLSNELATELRALNQVDALLYEHFTLLFEQRVEAFGRKRMQEELALLEQRTSFWYERCVEEEIRADKKDKDIFTDKVLTLIVRNASSDLCARMTEPELRFTKRLRLRQRLK, from the exons GGTCGAACATGTCTCATGGTGCAGTTTCTAATGGCAATGGCCTGGCTGATGATCTTCTTCAGCGCAACCAAGTTCAGCATACCTGATTTCAGCACCATTGGAAG GTCCTGGTGGGTGAAGCAGCCATCATTCAATGCGAGCCTTCGCTCTTGCTCCGCACCGAGGCACACTGTGTGCTTCTTGAAGACGCACAAATGCGCAAGCTCATCGGTGCAGAATCTGCTTATGCGCTACGGTGAGCGGCATCGGCTGATGTTCGCGTTACCACGGTGGGACGTCTACTTAGGGAACAGGGCCCTTCTCAACAGGACAATGGCCATGGGCACTCCACCCTTCGACATGCTGGTGCACCACACTCGATTCCAGGAGGCCGAGGCGCGGGCCCTGCTGAAGTCGGACCCCGTCTTTGTGACCATCGTGCGAGAACCTGCAGCGCTTTTCGAGTCGTTGTACTCCTACTACGACCTCGAG AGCCAACTTAACGTCAGCCTGGAGGATCTGCGGAATGCCACAGAAAAATCGTCACTAGCGAAGCAGTTGCGACTGATTCTACCGGGCCCGAAGCGAATTACGCATGGCTTGAACCAGATGAGCTACGACCTGGGCTTCGACCTCGAACTGGCGCAGAACGAGAGCGCCGTGAGAGACTTCATAGAGCGGTTGGACGCCGTCTTCGACTTGGTTATGGTGGCAGAGCGCATGAACGAGTCCTTGGTTCTGCTGCGTCACCTGCTTTGTTGGGAGCTGGACGACATCATCACGTTCAAGCTTAATGCGCGACAG GTGGACTTTCGGCGCTTACTGAGCAACGAGCTGGCGACCGAGCTACGAGCCCTAAACCAGGTAGATGCCCTCCTCTACGAGCACTTCACTCTGCTCTTCGAGCAGCGGGTCGAGGCGTTCGGTCGGAAACGCATGCAGGAAGAACTGGCTCTCTTGGAGCAGCGCACAAGCTTCTGGTATGAGCGGTGCGTGGAAGAAGAGATCAGAGCTGACAAGAAAGACAAGGACATCTTCACAGACAAG GTCCTGACTCTGATAGTGAGAAACGCAAGCTCGGACTTGTGCGCGCGCATGACCGAACCGGAATTGCGGTTCACGAAGCGGCTACGTCTTAGACAGCGGTTAAAATGA
- the LOC142806804 gene encoding galactosylceramide sulfotransferase-like isoform X2 produces MGDIRSTQICSAVPYLKGRTCLMVQFLMAMAWLMIFFSATKFSIPDFSTIGRSWWVKQPSFNASLRSCSAPRHTVCFLKTHKCASSSVQNLLMRYGERHRLMFALPRWDVYLGNRALLNRTMAMGTPPFDMLVHHTRFQEAEARALLKSDPVFVTIVREPAALFESLYSYYDLESQLNVSLEDLRNATEKSSLAKQLRLILPGPKRITHGLNQMSYDLGFDLELAQNESAVRDFIERLDAVFDLVMVAERMNESLVLLRHLLCWELDDIITFKLNARQVDFRRLLSNELATELRALNQVDALLYEHFTLLFEQRVEAFGRKRMQEELALLEQRTSFWYERCVEEEIRADKKDKDIFTDKVLTLIVRNASSDLCARMTEPELRFTKRLRLRQRLK; encoded by the exons GGTCGAACATGTCTCATGGTGCAGTTTCTAATGGCAATGGCCTGGCTGATGATCTTCTTCAGCGCAACCAAGTTCAGCATACCTGATTTCAGCACCATTGGAAG GTCCTGGTGGGTGAAGCAGCCATCATTCAATGCGAGCCTTCGCTCTTGCTCCGCACCGAGGCACACTGTGTGCTTCTTGAAGACGCACAAATGCGCAAGCTCATCGGTGCAGAATCTGCTTATGCGCTACGGTGAGCGGCATCGGCTGATGTTCGCGTTACCACGGTGGGACGTCTACTTAGGGAACAGGGCCCTTCTCAACAGGACAATGGCCATGGGCACTCCACCCTTCGACATGCTGGTGCACCACACTCGATTCCAGGAGGCCGAGGCGCGGGCCCTGCTGAAGTCGGACCCCGTCTTTGTGACCATCGTGCGAGAACCTGCAGCGCTTTTCGAGTCGTTGTACTCCTACTACGACCTCGAG AGCCAACTTAACGTCAGCCTGGAGGATCTGCGGAATGCCACAGAAAAATCGTCACTAGCGAAGCAGTTGCGACTGATTCTACCGGGCCCGAAGCGAATTACGCATGGCTTGAACCAGATGAGCTACGACCTGGGCTTCGACCTCGAACTGGCGCAGAACGAGAGCGCCGTGAGAGACTTCATAGAGCGGTTGGACGCCGTCTTCGACTTGGTTATGGTGGCAGAGCGCATGAACGAGTCCTTGGTTCTGCTGCGTCACCTGCTTTGTTGGGAGCTGGACGACATCATCACGTTCAAGCTTAATGCGCGACAG GTGGACTTTCGGCGCTTACTGAGCAACGAGCTGGCGACCGAGCTACGAGCCCTAAACCAGGTAGATGCCCTCCTCTACGAGCACTTCACTCTGCTCTTCGAGCAGCGGGTCGAGGCGTTCGGTCGGAAACGCATGCAGGAAGAACTGGCTCTCTTGGAGCAGCGCACAAGCTTCTGGTATGAGCGGTGCGTGGAAGAAGAGATCAGAGCTGACAAGAAAGACAAGGACATCTTCACAGACAAG GTCCTGACTCTGATAGTGAGAAACGCAAGCTCGGACTTGTGCGCGCGCATGACCGAACCGGAATTGCGGTTCACGAAGCGGCTACGTCTTAGACAGCGGTTAAAATGA